In Flavobacteriaceae bacterium, the following proteins share a genomic window:
- a CDS encoding (d)CMP kinase — MKKITIAIDGFSSTGKSTIAKQLANKLNYVYVDTGAMYRAVTLYAMRNDFISEKQFDSIKLEAKLHKVNLEFRFNPELEISEIHLNNENVEKYIRTLEVSNFVSIIAANSAVRHKLVEQQQEMGKEKGVVMDGRDIGTVVFPNADLKLFMTASAEVRALRRYEELLNRGDDVNYDEVLKNVVKRDYIDSNREDSPLIKAKDAIEIDNSNLSLEEQFEKILNLVKSIINKEKNA; from the coding sequence GTGAAAAAAATTACTATAGCTATAGATGGATTCTCTTCTACAGGAAAAAGTACAATAGCAAAACAACTTGCTAATAAATTAAATTATGTATATGTGGACACTGGAGCTATGTATAGAGCAGTTACGCTATATGCAATGAGAAACGATTTTATTTCTGAAAAACAATTTGATAGTATAAAATTAGAAGCAAAACTCCATAAAGTGAACTTAGAATTTAGGTTTAATCCTGAATTAGAGATTTCAGAGATACATTTAAATAATGAAAATGTAGAAAAATATATTAGAACTTTAGAAGTATCTAATTTTGTTAGCATTATTGCTGCAAATTCTGCTGTAAGACACAAATTAGTAGAACAGCAACAAGAGATGGGAAAAGAAAAAGGAGTTGTAATGGATGGTAGAGACATTGGTACTGTAGTATTTCCAAATGCAGATTTAAAACTATTTATGACTGCTTCTGCTGAGGTAAGAGCTTTAAGGCGTTATGAAGAACTTTTAAATAGAGGAGATGATGTAAATTATGATGAGGTTTTAAAAAATGTTGTTAAACGAGATTATATAGATTCTAACAGGGAAGATTCTCCACTAATAAAAGCAAAAGATGCTATAGAAATAGATAATTCTAACTTGAGCCTTGAAGAACAGTTTGAAAAGATATTAAACCTTGTAAAATCTATCATAAACAAAGAAAAGAATGCTTAA
- the lon gene encoding endopeptidase La gives MSKSKFVSLDSLSFQEFDENSELIPLMTTEDEAEINNEALPETLPILSLRNTVLFPGVVIPITAGRDKSIKLINDANKGSKVIGVVSQKDETVENPTAKDINETGTVARILKVLKMPDGNTTVIIQGKKRFKVAEILTEEPYMNATVREVAETTPQINSEEFIAIIDSIKDLALQIIKESPNIPSEASFAIKNIESNSFLINFVSSNMNLSVQEKQDLLETGDLQERALMTLKYMNMEFQKLELKNDIQSKVQSDMNQQQREYFLHQQMKTIQEELGGVSYEEEVEEMKARALEKNWNEKVKAHFNKEISKMQRMNPQVAEYSIQRNYLDLFLELPWNEFSKDIFDLKRAKKILDRDHYGLDDVKRRIIEYLAVLKLRNDMKSPILCLYGPPGVGKTSLGRSIAEALGREYVRISLGGLRDEAEIRGHRKTYIGAMPGRILQSLKKAGTSNPVFVLDEIDKLSNSHQGDPSSAMLEVLDPEQNSEFYDNFLEMGYDLSKVMFIATSNSLGTIQPALRDRMEIINVTGYTIEEKVEIGKKHLLPKQLKEHGLTDKDLKIAKPQLEKIVEGYTRESGVRGLEKQIAKMVRYAAKNIAMEEEYNLKTTNEDIIEVLGGPKLERDKYENNNVAGVVTGLAWTSVGGDILFIESILSKGKGNMTITGNLGKVMKESATIAMEYIKANADEFGINNEVFNNYNVHIHVPEGATPKDGPSAGVTMLTSLVSLFTQRKVKKSLAMTGEITLRGKVLPVGGIKEKILAAKRARIKEILLCKENKRDIEEIKADYLKGLTFHYVSEMSEVIDLALTSQKVTNAKVL, from the coding sequence ATGTCGAAATCAAAATTTGTAAGCCTTGACAGTTTGTCATTTCAAGAGTTTGATGAAAACTCTGAATTAATTCCATTAATGACTACTGAAGATGAAGCGGAAATTAATAATGAAGCTTTACCAGAAACTTTACCTATATTATCGTTGAGAAATACAGTATTGTTTCCTGGTGTAGTAATCCCTATAACTGCAGGAAGAGATAAATCTATTAAATTAATTAATGATGCTAATAAAGGAAGTAAGGTTATTGGCGTTGTATCTCAAAAAGATGAAACCGTTGAAAACCCTACAGCTAAAGATATTAATGAAACCGGAACAGTAGCTCGTATTTTAAAAGTTTTAAAAATGCCAGATGGTAATACTACTGTAATTATACAAGGTAAAAAACGTTTTAAAGTAGCAGAGATTCTTACAGAAGAGCCTTATATGAATGCAACAGTAAGAGAAGTTGCAGAAACGACTCCTCAAATTAATAGCGAAGAATTTATAGCGATCATAGATTCTATTAAAGATCTCGCACTTCAAATTATAAAAGAGAGCCCTAATATTCCGAGTGAGGCTTCATTTGCAATAAAAAATATTGAAAGTAATTCGTTTTTAATCAATTTTGTATCTTCTAATATGAATCTTTCGGTTCAAGAGAAGCAAGATCTTTTAGAAACGGGAGATTTACAAGAACGTGCTTTAATGACATTAAAGTATATGAACATGGAGTTTCAAAAGCTAGAACTGAAGAACGATATTCAATCTAAGGTTCAAAGCGATATGAATCAACAACAGCGCGAATATTTTCTTCACCAACAAATGAAAACTATTCAAGAAGAACTTGGTGGTGTGAGTTATGAAGAAGAAGTGGAAGAAATGAAAGCTCGTGCGCTTGAGAAAAATTGGAATGAAAAAGTAAAAGCACATTTTAATAAAGAGATTTCTAAAATGCAGCGTATGAATCCCCAAGTAGCGGAATATTCCATACAACGCAATTATTTAGATTTATTTTTAGAGTTACCTTGGAATGAATTTAGCAAGGATATTTTTGATTTAAAACGTGCAAAGAAAATATTAGATAGAGATCATTATGGATTAGATGATGTAAAGCGTCGTATTATAGAATACTTGGCTGTACTAAAGTTACGTAATGATATGAAATCTCCAATATTATGTTTATATGGCCCTCCAGGAGTAGGTAAAACTTCTTTAGGAAGATCTATTGCAGAAGCATTAGGTAGAGAGTACGTGCGTATTTCTTTAGGGGGTTTGAGAGATGAAGCAGAAATAAGAGGGCACCGTAAAACATATATAGGTGCAATGCCAGGACGTATTCTCCAAAGTCTAAAGAAAGCAGGAACTTCAAATCCAGTTTTTGTTTTAGATGAGATTGATAAGCTTTCAAATTCACATCAAGGAGATCCTTCTTCTGCAATGTTAGAAGTTTTAGACCCAGAGCAGAACTCTGAATTTTATGATAATTTCTTAGAAATGGGTTATGACTTATCTAAAGTAATGTTTATAGCAACTTCAAATAGCTTAGGAACTATTCAACCGGCTTTAAGAGATCGTATGGAAATCATAAATGTTACTGGGTATACTATTGAAGAAAAAGTAGAAATAGGAAAAAAGCATTTGTTGCCAAAGCAACTTAAAGAACATGGTTTAACTGACAAGGATTTAAAAATTGCAAAACCACAATTAGAAAAAATAGTAGAAGGTTATACTCGTGAATCTGGAGTAAGAGGATTAGAGAAACAAATTGCAAAGATGGTGCGATATGCTGCAAAAAATATTGCAATGGAAGAGGAGTATAATTTAAAAACTACTAACGAAGATATTATTGAAGTTTTAGGCGGTCCAAAGCTAGAACGTGATAAATATGAAAATAATAATGTAGCAGGAGTTGTTACCGGATTAGCTTGGACAAGCGTTGGAGGAGATATTTTATTTATAGAATCTATTTTATCTAAAGGAAAAGGTAATATGACTATTACTGGAAATTTAGGAAAAGTAATGAAAGAATCTGCTACAATTGCTATGGAATATATTAAAGCTAATGCAGACGAGTTTGGGATAAATAACGAAGTGTTTAATAACTATAACGTGCACATTCACGTACCTGAAGGCGCTACACCAAAAGATGGACCAAGTGCAGGGGTTACAATGTTAACATCTTTAGTATCTCTATTTACTCAACGTAAAGTAAAAAAGAGTTTAGCGATGACTGGAGAAATTACATTAAGAGGTAAAGTATTACCAGTAGGAGGAATAAAAGAGAAAATTTTAGCAGCTAAACGGGCTAGAATAAAAGAAATTTTATTGTGTAAAGAAAATAAAAGAGACATTGAAGAAATAAAAGCAGATTACTTAAAAGGGCTTACATTTCATTATGTTTCAGAAATGAGTGAAGTTATAGATTTAGCATTAACATCTCAAAAAGTAACCAATGCTAAAGTATTATAG
- a CDS encoding penicillin-binding protein has protein sequence MKKLFTSISILCSFVFGFAQIGGESTYQFLNLISSPRQAALGGKVLTNVDYDVTQALYNPATINLELDNQLALNYSSFLGGINYGTAAYAYTLDRRTQTIHVGVTYINYGTFDGFDENGVSTGGFSGNEVAISIGYARQIGFSDFYLGGNFKFITSKLEEFSSIGVAIDAGLIYINEDIDFNAAVTVRNLGTQITTYAGQQEPLPFEVDFGISQTLQYLPLRWHLTVENIQKWPIARANPARVTTDLDGNQTSEKINFFDNAIRHLIIGAELFPEKGFNLRVGYNFRRAEELRILEQRNFSGLSFGLGIKLNKLRFSYTHARYASASNANFFGLQIDLLR, from the coding sequence ATGAAAAAACTGTTTACCTCTATTTCTATTTTGTGCTCTTTTGTTTTTGGTTTTGCCCAAATAGGAGGTGAATCGACTTATCAATTTTTGAATTTAATCTCTTCACCTCGTCAAGCAGCTTTAGGAGGTAAAGTGTTAACTAATGTAGATTACGATGTAACACAAGCTTTATATAACCCAGCCACAATAAATTTAGAATTAGATAATCAATTAGCATTAAATTATTCTAGTTTTTTAGGAGGAATAAATTATGGTACAGCTGCCTATGCATATACTTTGGATAGAAGAACACAAACAATTCATGTAGGAGTTACTTATATTAACTACGGTACGTTTGATGGTTTTGATGAAAATGGTGTTTCAACTGGAGGTTTTTCGGGTAATGAAGTAGCTATATCTATAGGCTATGCAAGACAAATTGGGTTTAGCGATTTTTATTTAGGAGGAAACTTCAAATTTATAACTTCAAAATTAGAAGAATTTTCATCTATAGGTGTAGCTATTGATGCTGGCCTTATTTATATTAATGAAGACATAGATTTTAACGCAGCAGTAACAGTAAGGAATTTAGGAACTCAGATTACTACATATGCTGGGCAACAAGAACCATTACCTTTTGAAGTTGATTTTGGAATTTCTCAAACTTTACAGTATCTGCCATTACGCTGGCATTTAACAGTAGAAAATATACAAAAGTGGCCAATTGCAAGAGCAAACCCTGCAAGAGTTACAACAGATTTAGATGGAAATCAAACTTCAGAAAAAATAAATTTCTTTGATAATGCTATTCGTCATTTAATAATAGGAGCAGAGTTGTTTCCTGAAAAAGGATTTAATTTGCGAGTGGGTTACAATTTTAGAAGAGCTGAAGAATTACGTATTTTAGAACAACGAAACTTTTCAGGGCTATCATTTGGATTAGGAATAAAACTCAATAAATTAAGATTTAGTTATACGCATGCGAGATATGCAAGCGCATCTAATGCTAATTTTTTTGGTTTACAAATAGACTTATTAAGGTGA
- a CDS encoding RNA polymerase sigma factor — MQLTNQNIEQLIQLCIADNQFAQMEVYNRYYKAMYNTAYRIVKDRFVAEDVMQESFLTAFIKLKTLKEIATFGSWLKRIVINNSIHYFNANNKYTEVPLDNVLYKTEDSIGMTSDCEFTNLKAKQVLETMKTLKDNYRISLTLHLIEGYDYEEISTIMNMSNANCRTTISRAKDSLRKQLQHHIVR, encoded by the coding sequence TTGCAACTAACCAATCAAAACATCGAGCAGCTTATACAGCTATGTATTGCAGATAATCAATTTGCACAAATGGAGGTTTATAATCGATATTATAAAGCAATGTATAATACCGCTTACAGAATAGTAAAAGATCGTTTTGTAGCAGAAGATGTAATGCAAGAATCGTTTTTAACAGCATTTATAAAGTTAAAAACACTAAAAGAAATAGCAACTTTTGGATCTTGGCTTAAGCGAATTGTAATAAATAATAGTATTCATTATTTTAATGCAAATAATAAATACACAGAAGTTCCTTTAGATAATGTATTGTATAAAACTGAAGATAGTATAGGCATGACGTCAGATTGTGAGTTTACAAACTTAAAAGCTAAGCAAGTTTTAGAAACTATGAAAACCTTGAAAGATAATTATAGGATCTCACTTACATTACATTTAATTGAAGGGTATGATTATGAAGAAATAAGTACGATAATGAATATGTCTAATGCCAATTGTAGAACAACAATCTCAAGAGCAAAAGACAGTTTAAGGAAACAATTACAACACCATATAGTAAGATAA
- a CDS encoding DUF2807 domain-containing protein, with translation MKKSITLLAVTLMFVSVTNAQIWGNKKVKGNGNVTTETRNTGDYDGIKCAGNMDFILVAGNEGNITLEGESNLLEHIVTEIKKGDLIVKVKKGVSLKASNGKTIKITIPFRDINKVSLAGSGDVVTQDKINANNFSVSLAGSGDMILDIEARDLKGSLAGSGDITLKGSTGDFKVSLAGSGDIHAFDLQADNVNVSLAGSGDIKVTSNGSLKASVAGSGDIEYKGNPKVTKKVAGSGSVSKN, from the coding sequence ATGAAAAAATCAATTACACTATTAGCTGTTACTCTAATGTTTGTTAGCGTCACAAATGCTCAAATTTGGGGGAACAAAAAAGTAAAAGGTAACGGAAATGTTACGACAGAAACAAGAAATACTGGAGATTACGATGGTATTAAATGTGCTGGAAATATGGACTTTATTTTAGTAGCTGGTAATGAAGGAAACATTACATTAGAAGGCGAATCTAATTTATTAGAACACATTGTGACAGAAATTAAAAAAGGAGATTTGATTGTTAAGGTCAAAAAAGGAGTTAGTTTAAAGGCTAGCAATGGTAAAACTATAAAAATTACTATTCCTTTTAGAGATATTAATAAAGTATCACTTGCTGGATCTGGAGATGTAGTAACTCAAGATAAAATTAATGCTAATAATTTTAGTGTGTCTTTAGCTGGTTCCGGTGATATGATCTTAGATATCGAAGCGAGAGATCTAAAAGGAAGCTTGGCTGGTTCTGGAGACATTACATTAAAAGGTAGTACAGGTGATTTTAAAGTTAGTTTGGCTGGATCTGGAGACATTCACGCTTTTGATTTACAAGCAGATAATGTTAACGTATCTTTAGCTGGATCTGGAGATATTAAAGTTACAAGTAATGGAAGCCTAAAAGCATCTGTAGCTGGATCTGGAGATATAGAATATAAAGGAAATCCTAAAGTCACTAAAAAAGTTGCTGGATCCGGAAGTGTTTCTAAAAACTAA